The Euphorbia lathyris chromosome 8, ddEupLath1.1, whole genome shotgun sequence genome has a window encoding:
- the LOC136203820 gene encoding probable inactive receptor kinase At4g23740, producing the protein MNILFILVATLCFGVLPHSLSRFPSSTFSSNNVSSESALSPPALPLQPPIPQPLRKLSKLSEFALLGIVLSGCILGFAVFALMMVCCCSKKSVLPTKLQKDEVVLKRGSSENKDKNNRLVFFEGCNLEFDLDDLLRASAELLGKGIFGTTYKAAIEDETTMVVKRLEEVPVARKDFEQQMKLIGSFKHPNVSELRAYYYSKDVKLTVRDYYEQGSISALLHGNRREGRIPLDWETRVKIAIGAAKGIAYIHKQNGKKFVHGNIKAANIFLNSEGFGCLSDIGLAALMSPMPHQVMKAAGHHAPEVTDSRKATQASDVYSFGVLLLELLTGKSAMNSTGGEEVIHLVRWVDSVVKEEWTGDVFDVELLRYPDIEGEMVEMLQIGMNCVVRMPEQRPKMSDVVKMLEEVPRGDTENVSSYETTPTPSAADIASSSAPPQQ; encoded by the exons atgaatattttgttcattttagTTGCAACTCTCTGCTTTGGAGTTTTGCCTCATTCGCTTTCGAGGTTTCCAAGTTCGACATTTTCGAGTAACAATGTTTCATCAGAAAGTGCACTTTCTCCTCCTGCACTTCCACTCCAACCTCCAATTCCTCAACCACTCCGAAAACTAAGTAAACTAAGTGAATTTGCATTACTCGGGATTGTACTAAGCGGCTGCATTCTCGGATTTGCAGTTTTTGCTCTTATGATGGTTTGTTGTTGCTCTAAGAAGAGTGTATTGCCAACAAAGTTACAGAAGGATGAGGTGGTTTTGAAGAGAGGATCATCAGAAAATAAAGATAAGAACAATAGACTTGTTTTCTTTGAAGGTTGTAATCTAGAATTCGACTTGGACGACTTGTTACGAGCCTCTGCTGAATTACTCGGAAAGGGAATTTTCGGAACAACTTACAAGGCCGCAATTGAGGATGAAACCACTATGGTCGTCAAGAGATTGGAGGAGGTACCTGTGGCTAGAAAAGATTTTGAGCAACAAATGAAACTTATTGGAAGTTTTAAGCATCCAAATGTTTCCGAACTGAGAGCATATTACTACTCGAAAGACGTGAAACTTACAGTGCGTGATTACTACGAGCAAGGGAGCATTTCCGCACTGTTACATG GAAATCGAAGAGAGGGAAGGATTCCTTTGGACTGGGAGACAAGGGTGAAAATAGCAATAGGTGCAGCAAAGGGCATTGCTTATATCCACAAGCAAAATGGCAAAAAATTTGTACACGGAAACATAAAAGCCGCTAACATTTTCCTAAATTCTGAGGGGTTCGGTTGTTTATCTGATATCGGTTTAGCTGCGTTGATGAGCCCAATGCCGCATCAAGTGATGAAAGCTGCGGGACACCATGCCCCCGAAGTAACCGACTCAAGGAAAGCAACTCAGGCATCCGATGTATACAGTTTTGGGGTCTTGCTGCTCGAGCTTTTGACTGGGAAATCGGCTATGAATTCGACGGGGGGCGAAGAGGTTATTCACTTGGTAAGGTGGGTGGATTCTGTGGTGAAAGAGGAATGGACTGGTGATGTATTTGATGTTGAACTTCTAAGATACCCTGATATAGAGGGAGAAATGGTGGAGATGTTACAAATAGGTATGAACTGTGTAGTAAGAATGCCTGAGCAGAGACCAAAAATGTCCGATGTAGTGAAAATGCTTGAGGAAGTTCCGCGAGGGGATACTGAAAACGTATCATCCTACGAAACAACCCCGACGCCATCCGCTGCAGATATAGCCTCTTCTTCTGCTCCACCTCAACAGTGA